Proteins from a single region of Hordeum vulgare subsp. vulgare chromosome 6H, MorexV3_pseudomolecules_assembly, whole genome shotgun sequence:
- the LOC123403124 gene encoding probable pyridoxal 5'-phosphate synthase subunit PDX2 translates to MAAVVGVLALQGSYNEHMAALRRIGAKGVEVRKPEQLLAVDSLIIPGGESTTMAKLANYDNLFPALREFVGTGKPVWGTCAGLIFLANKAVGQKTGGQELVGGLDCTVHRNFFGSQLQSFETELSVPMLAEKEGGSNTCRGVFIRAPAILEVGQDVEVLADCPVPAGRPSITITSGEGVEDQVYSKDRVIVAVRQGNILATAFHPELTSDSRWHQLFLDMDKESQAKALAALSLSASSNNAEVGSKNKAPDLPIFE, encoded by the exons atggcggcggtggTCGGCGTCCTCGCGCTGCAGGGCTCCTACAACGAGCACATGGCCG CGCTGAGGAGGATCGGGGCCAAGGGGGTGGAGGTGCGGAAGCCGGAGCAGCTGCTGGCCGTCGACTCGCTCATCATCCCCGGCGGCGAGAGCACCACCATGGCCAAGCTCGCCAACTACGACAACCTC TTTCCTGCACTTCGAGAGTTTGTCGGCACAGGAAAACCCGTATGGGGAACCTGTGCTGGGCTCATCTTCCTTGCAAACAAGGCAGTAG GGCAGAAAACAGGAGGCCAAGAGCTTGTTGGTGGGCTAGATTGTACTGTCCACCGTAACTTTTTTGGGAGTCAG CTTCAAAGCTTCGAAACAGAACTTTCAGTGCCAATGCTTGCAGAGAAGGAAGGAGGGAGTAATACATGTCGTGGCGTATTTATACGGGCACCTGCTATCCTAGAAGTAGGCCAGGATGTTGAAGTATTGGCCGATTGCCCTGTTCCTGCTGGCAGACCCAGCATTACAATAACATCTGGCGAGGGTGTGGAG GACCAAGTGTACTCCAAAGATCGGGTGATTGTTGCAGTACGACAAGGGAACATCCTTGCCACCGCATTTCACCCAGAGCTAACATCAGACTCTAGATG GCATCAACTCTTCTTggacatggacaaagaatctcaaGCAAAGGCCTTGGCCGCGCTATCGCTATCTGCATCTTCAAACAATGCAGAAGTTGGGTCGAAGAATAAGGCTCCTGATCTACCCATTTTCGAGTAG
- the LOC123401563 gene encoding upstream activation factor subunit spp27-like, with translation MSTAAYTVLRGCRSFMSSAAAAAAAGSKKPAAAAAAAAAAKGGKKSATAAAKPKAAKEKGPVDPNNLRGIMRPVPVSDALSKFGGAPNISRSGVLKIVWDYVKANSLQNPANKKEIICDEKLKTIFDGRNTVHMTEVTKLLSPHFVKST, from the exons ATGTCGACGGCGGCGTACACGGTGCTCCGCGGGTGCCGGTCCTTCATGTcctccgcggcggcggcggctgccgcGGGGAGCAAGAAGcccgcagcggcggcggcggcggcggcggcggcgaagggGGGCAAGAAGTCCGCAACGGCCGCCGCGAAACCCAAGGCGGCCAAGGAGAAGGGCCCGGTGGATCCGAACAACCTCCGCGGGATCATGCGGCCGGTGCCGGTCTCCGACGCCCTGAGCAAGTTCGGCGGCGCCCCCAACATCTCCCGCTCCGGCGTCCTCAAGATCGTCTGGGACTACGTCAAGGCCAACTCCCTCCAG AACCCAGCGAACAAGAAGGAGATCATCTGCGACGAGAAGCTCAAAACCATCTTTGATGGGAGGAACACGGTTCATATGACGGAGGTCACCAAGCTGTTGTCCCCTCATTTCGTGAAGTCTACCTAA
- the LOC123405010 gene encoding uncharacterized protein LOC123405010 — MNTSRKAAKTGELIKQQFVCNKFRKPKVDDGGAEKIPMLDEIVDETKDDDQDEDIVFLDDDSKTKKTTKKRKRDTILQTGCKAKMVVKLIDGGWEVIHFVGEHNHPLVDKPSLTKYLRSHQGIPAEERAFLTHLHNCNLTTGHMMHIMSEFYGTELIVPYTTKHITNLKTVLNQDATKEGDMIETVAYFKDQQKEDLDFFTR; from the exons ATGAATACTTCAAGGAAGGCTGCAAAAACTGGAGAGCTGATAAAGCAGCAGTTTGTTTGCAACAAGTTTCGAAAGCCTAAGGTCGATGACGGAGGGGCAGAAAAGATTCCTATGCTAGATGAAATTGTTGACGAAACAAAAGATGATGATCAAGATGAGGATATTGTCTTTCTTGATGATGACAGTAAAACCAAAAAGACGACCAAGAAGCGGAAGAGAGATACAATATTGCAAACTGGTTGCAAAGCTAAGATGGTTGTGAAACTAATTGATGGCGGATGGGAAGTGATCCACTTTGTTGGCGAGCACAACCATCCATTGGTTGACAAGCCATCTTTGACTAAGTATCTGCGATCACACCAAGGGATCCCAGCAGAAGAAAGGGCATTCCTTACACATCTTCATAACTGCAATTTGACTACAG GTCATATGATGCACATCATGTCAGAATTCTatgggacggaactcattgtcccTTATACCACTAAGCACATTACAAACCTCAAGACGGTCTTGAACCAGGATGCTACAAAAGAAGGGGATATGATAGAGACAGTTGCATACTTTAAAGATCAGCAGAAAGAAGATCTAGATTTTTTTACAAGATAA